In Panicum virgatum strain AP13 chromosome 5K, P.virgatum_v5, whole genome shotgun sequence, the genomic window GAACTGATAGCCCATGAGAAAACCGTGTGTGGTGTAGCCGTTAGCTTTTGTAGCTAGCTAGTTTGGATGCTGACAAGTGCACACAGGTAGAAGGAACCAACGGAAGCTGAAAAACATAGACAAATGCAAATCTTTAATTAAATTCAGCAGTTCGCATTTGCCTTTCTCTTTTAACGGCAAGGAGGATTACACCCAAAATAGATGTTCTATGCAGAGGTAGTGCGACCCTCCCTTCTCCTGTTCTCCAGTCACTTGACGAACATGAAATGGGCGCATCTCAAACTCAATGGCGTTTACATTGTTTCGTAAGTAGGCAAAAGATACTTAAACATGAAAGTCAGGCAGGTAATTTTTCCCCCTGGCAGTCGTCACTTCACGAGCATAATGAACCAACAATACagggaaaaagtctatatcaccccctcacctatgggggtggactacataaccccccaaACCATGAAACGATCTATATCACCtcctgaacttttcaaaaccggtcaaattactccctaaaaaagttttgaaaaatcatagtaaatcacagaaaaatcataaaatggaaaatccaattgtgttagactccaaataAGTACATATACACAGTGAACATGTAATATGATATACTTTAGTACATTCTTTTACACGAGATCTATACTTTTCTTCATACGtgtaaaaaaatatactaaagcataTCATATTATATGCTCACAGTGTAGATatactcatttggagtccaacacaattgatttttttcattttatgatttatctgtgatttactatgatttttcgaaACTGCTTTAGGGAGTAATTTGACTagttttgaaaagttcagggggtgatatagaccgttTCATAGGTTGGGGGATTATATAGTCCACCCCCCATAGGTTGgagggtgatatagactttttccacaATACAGAGTACCAAATCATATCTAAGTGTTTCGTGCAAAACTTCTAATGGCTAGGCTACGCATCGAATTCATTAAGTGGGGAAACAGAGATGATGAGTACAAGTTTCTTGGCATAGTTAAATACAACATTGCACACTTCCCTCCATATAGCCATAATGTACAATAAAATTAACAGATGTGGCCGGACCTCATAGCAAAAGCCAAGAAAGGTGGCCTTGATGTCATCCAAACATATGTCTTCTGGAACGCTCATGAACCTGTTCAGGGCCAGGTATGTGCTATATATGAAATCTCCTAGGCTAATTTTGTTACCAAATTATCTGTCAGAAAACAATGAAGAACTCAATTTAGTGAGTGTTTTGTAACAATGAACTCTTTATATTCTCTCTTGCTGCCTTGCTGGATCAGTATAACTTCAAGGGAAGATATGATCTGGTGAAATTCATCAGAGAAATCCATGCTCAAGGCCTCTATGTAAGTCTCAGACTTGGTCCCTTCGTCGAGTCGGAGTGGAAATACGGGTATGAAAGCATGAAATATGTTTCCTAAGCACACACAAGATTTCTGTTTCTTATAACTTGCTGAATTCTAAGAAATAAAGAACTCAAAATTCTGTACTGAATTCCTTCTATTCATGCAGAGGCTTACCATTTTGGTTACGTGGCATCCCAAACATTACCTTCAGATGTGACAATGAAGCCTTCAAGGTATCCTGTTTGCATATAAATAGTTCAGATGAACGACCATCTCTTGTTCCCTTCCTTGCTTTCTTTTGCATGGTTAACAATTCAACTTACCTTTCCTCAGCACAATATTCTCCCTTCACTGTTGTAAAACAGAACAGAACAACTGCATTCTCTTAACAGTCCACTGCCACAACAAAATGACACGAAATCCTTTAAGCAAGCAACAAGAGATACACAATTTATGATCAGTACTACTGTACAAGTGTCAATGTACCATACATGGTGCAAGAAGGGCTGTGTCCACCTAAGTTTCAGACTCctgtaaaaaaataataaaagagtTAGAAAAGACAGAGATGAGAAAGGACTCAACTTGATGAGCATCTTATAGAGTAATTTCATGTTCACattgtttttattttcatagtacatatataatatgcAGAGGCATATGCAAAATTTTgtaacaaaaatagtaaacctgATGAAGGATGAAAGACTATTCTACCCACAAGGAGGCCCCATAATCATGTCACAGGTCAGTTAAATTCAACTAAAGAATGCTTGTCCTTTGACATCTATACAAGGTGAAGGTGATTGCTAATGTTAAATTTCAATTAACATTACAGATTGAGAATGAATATAAGCTGGTCGAGGCTGCATTCCATTCAAAAGGGCCACCTTATGTTCGCTGGGCAGCGGCAATGGCAGTAAATCTGCAGACAGGTGTTCCCTGGATGATGTGTAAGCAGGATGATGCCCCAGATCCAATTGTCAGTGACTCGTGACCATATTTGTACTATTACAGCGACTTATAAATTGGGAATATGGTTTTTTGAAAATCAGTGCAACTGATTACATGGCTAGATCAACACCTGCAATGGGCTCATCTGTGGGGAAACATTTCTAGGGCCAAATTCGCCGAACAAGCCAGCTCTATGGACAGAAAACTGGACATCTCGGTGCGGAAAAAACTCGTGCTTATCTTCTAAGATTTCTACCATGATCCATTTGGTAACACATATCTCCCTGCATACAGCTATCCTGTATATGGTCAGGATCGAAGATATAGATCAGCAGCAGACCTTGCATTTGCAGTAGCACTGTTTATAGTGAGAAAGAAAGGAAGCTTTGTAAACTATTACATGGTAGAACAGATGAAGCTATGGAAATATTTCAAACGATTCTCTTAATACTTCTTTTAGTCTTCTCACATGAGTTAAGATTTATGATGTAGTACCATGGTGGAACAAACTTTGGAAGGTTTGCATCTTCCTATGTAACAACAAGCTATTATGATGGAGCTCCTCTAGATGAATATGGTAAGTTGGTAACCATATTTTACTTGCCCAATACTGGCACTTTGTTACAGCACATTTTGTTGTATGAAATATGTTAGCAAGGCATTTAGTGGGCCGGCCTTTGGGCCACGGCGCCCAGCCTAGGCAGCTAGTGTTGCTCTTTGGGTTTTATGGTAATTGATTTAGATTAGGCAAGGATCTCCATTGATTGGGTGTTTCCTATAAAGTATAAACCCTAGATGATCCTTGCCTATATAATGTACTCCTTGTACCCTCATTAATCAATCACCAATTTCCAGAGCCATATTTGCTTTTAAAATATCCTAATAAGATTATGACTTTAGGGAGCACTGGTAAGATCTGCAGAGCCATTACTTTGTGAACCATATTTTTCCTATCCTAATCATTCATTTGGTCAACAAGAAGAGGTGAAATTAGAGTGCAAACTTGAAATTAACAAAAAGTACCAAGAAGGGCCATTAACCCACTGTATAAGATCATGTAAAGCCCAATATGGCAGACCATATAGCATATCCAGTCAGTAATTGATGCTCCATGAAACATAGAGATGCCTTCTCCATGTACTGTTCATCAATACACCTTTGTAGCAGAAAACATGGAAGAACAAAGAGTTTCCTATCGAATTCTATCCAATATTAAAGTACTCACTAATTACTTTTCTCTTATTAGCAAACCAACATTTGGATAGTATTCATTTAAAGTAACAATTATACATCCAGGATTAATATGGCAACCCACATGGGCTCATCTCAGAGAACTGCATGCTGCAGTAAAGCAGTCTGCAGAGCCATTACTTTGGGGAGCATATTCTAATCATTCATTTGGTCAACAGCAAGAGGTGAAATCAGAGTAACCTTGGCATACCGTATTTACAATATATTAGTATATTTTCATCATCCTAACTGGGAATTTTTCGGCGTATTACAGGGGCACGTTTTTGCAACAGAGTCCGAGTGTGTGGCTTTCCTGGTAAATTTTGACAAGCATAAGATATCAACCATTCAATTTGGTGAAGAGGTGCTCCAGCTAGCTCCTAAGTCAATCAGTATCCTCTCGCAATGCAGGGAACTAATATTTCAAACAGGCAAGGTGTGCATGCTACTTTCATGAAACTCATGTTCACTTAAGACCTGAAATGCTTGTCATCGAAAAATTTTATGGCAGATAAATGCTCAATATGGTTTAAGAACAGCACAGGTAGTGCAGTCTATAAATCATGTTGATAGGTGGAAATGTTTTAAAGAACCAATTCCTACGGTACCAAGCAAAATGTCACATGTAGGAAACCAGCTTTATGAGCACCTCTCAACTACAAAAGATGAAACAGATTATCTCTGGTACCTCGCCATGTAAGTGATGAGCTTCTTCAGCTAGCTTGTACCACTCAGTATTGGCCCCCAGTTTCTAGTACTTTCCTGAGGACTATGTTAACCATAATTATGAAAATTGTGCAGACACAACTACAAACGAAATGGGAATCGACAGTTAGTGCTTAATGTTGAGGCACATGCACATATTTTGCATGCTTTCATCAACAGTGATTACGTTGGTAAGGACAACAATATACTCTCATTTGCAATTACAGGGACTTATGGAGTGCACAATAAAAGTAGAAATAGGAATATTATTAAGGCTAGGCTAAGCTATTACATTTTTAGATATAAGTCCATCTAGATTTGTCTGAAGTCAAACTTTTTTGAGCTTTGACCGTTAATAACTGAAACTTTTTATAGATTCACAACATGAGACAGATTTATaatgaaaaatactttcatttaagataatatatttttaaagaTATTCTATTCAAAGTTAAAAAGGTTTGACTCTGGAAAAACCTATATTTGTCATCAGAGGAAGTAATGAATAGTTGGACTGTTTTTAATTTTTGTATTTATGTTTGATGTCTTTTCCATATTGTGGTAGGAAGTGTGCACGGGAGTCATGATAAACCTGGCAATATTGTTCTTAAGGCGCCTATTTCACTAAGGGAAGGACGAAATTCCATATCATTGCTATGCGTCATGGTTGGATCACCGGTACATTGACTCCAGCTTATTCTATGTGCTCACAAACAACAAAAGTTAACTTCTTGTCATTTGGTTGTCATCATATCCACAGCTAATACTATTCAGATTTGCAGTCTATATGAACAACGCTGAAAAACAACACAAAAAGAAGAAGGTTAAGAACATATGGAACTGCTAGCTAAACAAAAAAATGAGCAGGATTCTGGTCCTTATATgatcctaaaccctaaacccacaaaaaaaaagcagagagtcatgataattttttttaacttgATGTTTCATCCACCAATTGAAAGGATTTGGGCGCTTATATGGAGAGAAGAACCTTTGGAGTCCGGAGAGTAAGCATAAAACGAAGACAGCAGAAACTGCATTCTACGAACATTGTACATTGGAAAAACCAAGTAAGTCAATCCCAGGTCCACATTGATTCTGAATTGATAGATCAACATCACACACTCATTTTCAAGCATGTATGTACAGGTTGGCTTATctggagaaacaaataaaatcTACACATCTGAAGGATCATCTCGTGCAGAATGGAGTGCGATTGACAAGTCCATGCATCTGCCACTTATCTGGTATAAGGTACATAAGACGTACTATGCTTGAGCTTGCATACTTACTCCCTAGTGCCTGTAACCAACACCTTTCCTAAGCTTTTTTTGAGAAACTCTAACTAGTCTTTTTTTTCGCTTGGGATAATTATTGTTGTTTAACAGACAACATTTGACACACCATGGGGTAATGACCCTGTGACACTGAACATGAGCAGTATGGGAAAGGGTGAAGTGTGGATCAATGGAGAGAGCATTGGGCGGTACTGGGTCTCCTTCAAAACTCCAAGTGGAAAACCTTCGCAATCCCTGTCGGTATTCAAGCTTAGCTTATAATGTGAAGGAAATTGTTTCTGTTCAATCCTTACAGCCCAATGTGAAATGTTTTGTTTCACTGTCCTTTCTAAGGTACCATATACCACGATATTTTCTGAAGACCGGAGAGAATCTCCTTGTCATCATGGAGGAAATTGGTGGCGACCCACTACAAATAACAGTGAACACAATGTCCGTTACCAGAATCTATAGTAGCGTCAGCGAGTTATCTACCCCATCTCTCTTGTCACGTGAAAAACATCCAGCAATTCACCTCAGGTGCCAGAGAGGCAAACACATAACAGATATTGAGTTTGCAAGCTATGGAAACTCCCATGAAAACTGCATAGAGTCTGGACAGAACTGCCATGGAAGTTGCCATGCAGAAATGTCGGAATTTGTCGTGAAGAATGTAAACTTCTCCACCTCAAAAGCTACATGCTAATGCCACATTGCGTGAATGCACTATAATATTGATGACAAATATGCTACCACAAAGCACGAATGTCTAACAACAGAACCACTTGTTCTTTCAGGCTTGCCTAGGCAGAAGGAAGTGCGTCGTTCCAGTACGGGCACCCAAGTTTGGAGGGGACCCATGCCCCGGAATCGAAAAATCCCTTTCTGTTGTGGCGATATGTGGATGAAGATAAGGGAAACACTTCACTCATGATGTGAATAATCAGCATTGCATTTTTGTTTGCAAAATATCGTCACAAAGACTATGATTTGTAC contains:
- the LOC120710281 gene encoding beta-galactosidase 7-like, translating into MTGAGGATMTAVVVLAALAALAAAGTGRARGAEEERGNRTAGRRREVTYDGRALILDGARRMLFSGDMHYPRSTPEMWPDLIAKAKKGGLDVIQTYVFWNAHEPVQGQYNFKGRYDLVKFIREIHAQGLYVSLRLGPFVESEWKYGGLPFWLRGIPNITFRCDNEAFKRHMQNFVTKIVNLMKDERLFYPQGGPIIMSQIENEYKLVEAAFHSKGPPYVRWAAAMAVNLQTGVPWMMCKQDDAPDPIINTCNGLICGETFLGPNSPNKPALWTENWTSRYPVYGQDRRYRSAADLAFAVALFIVRKKGSFVNYYMYHGGTNFGRFASSYVTTSYYDGAPLDEYGLIWQPTWAHLRELHAAVKQSAEPLLWGAYSNHSFGQQQEGHVFATESECVAFLVNFDKHKISTIQFGEENACHRKILWQINAQYGLRTAQVVQSINHVDRWKCFKEPIPTVPSKMSHVGNQLYEHLSTTKDETDYLWYLAMYTTTNEMGIDRSVHGSHDKPGNIVLKAPISLREGRNSISLLCVMVGSPVGLSGETNKIYTSEGSSRAEWSAIDKSMHLPLIWYKTTFDTPWGNDPVTLNMSSMGKGEVWINGESIGRYWVSFKTPSGKPSQSLYHIPRYFLKTGENLLVIMEEIGGDPLQITVNTMSVTRIYSSVSELSTPSLLSREKHPAIHLRCQRGKHITDIEFASYGNSHENCIESGQNCHGSCHAEMSEFVVKNVNFSTSKATC